Proteins encoded by one window of Sardina pilchardus chromosome 7, fSarPil1.1, whole genome shotgun sequence:
- the naca gene encoding nascent polypeptide-associated complex subunit alpha isoform X2: protein MPGEATETVPVTEQELQQPQVETATPSAPAAAAAAPAKPKEGKAGHKSSSPRSTAPKAVPSGRRKRSSLSASSSSPTSPKSSSGTRGTPISPLASPLASPPVGSPGSSHGDMAAPKVVKAKQVKPKKTEAFKHVMSEVPAAAPAVCVTAPQPPILSAPVECKVTEVEAKPLVVEPMPVEVKPKVVEAMPVEVKPKVVEALPVEVKPKVVEAMPVEVKPKVVEALPVEVKPKVVEALPVEVKPKVVEALPVEVKPKVVEALPVEVKPKVVEALPVEVKPKVVEAMPVEVKPKVVEALPVEVKPVVVEALPVEVKPKVVEALPVEVKPVVVEALPVEVKPVVVEALPVEVKPKVVEAIPVEVKPKVVEALPVEVKPVVVVAEPIEVKPKVSEAKPIEVKEKPLFPLPDLPASPKMAASPVSFKITSQPAAPAPKSFAEAVACSPPKMAPMSPKIAPEPPTVEPVPVVVAPPTETKPEVKPSVFAPLLDNDDDDLPPLIPPEKPVTMPVFQPPTVEQAPPKAAPVVATVAPPAAPEAAPAPAQKPVAVPAPAEEPAQKPTPTPAPAPKPAPAPEPAQKPTPAPASKPAPAPEPAQKPTPTPVAAPKPAPAPTPAPTKAPSKPAPVIKNDKGSGTESDSDESVPELEEQDSAQTQTAQAQLAAAAEIDEEPVSKAKQSRSEKKARKAMSKLGLRQVTGVTRVTIRKSKNILFVITKPDVYKSPASDTYIVFGEAKIEDLSQQAQLAAAEKFKVQGEAVSNIQENTQTPTVQEESEEEEVDETGVEVKDIELVMSQANVSRAKAVRALKNNNNDIVNAIMELTM from the exons ATGCCCGGTGAAGCCACAGAAACTGTCCCAGTGACGGAGCAGGAACTGCAGCAGCCACAAGTGGAGACGG CCACAccctctgctcctgctgcagctgctgcagctcctgccAAGCCCAAAGAGGGCAAGGCAGGACACAAGTCCTCCTCCCCGCGCTCCACTGCCCCTAAAGCTGTCCCTTCTGGCAGAAGGAAACGCTCCTCACTGtctgcttcctcttcctcccctacCTCTCCCAAATCTTCCTCTGGTACCCGCGGCACCCCTATTTCCCCCTTGGCCTCTCCCCTGGCCTCCCCACCAGTTGGCTCTCCAGGGTCAAGTCATGGAGACATGGCCGCACCCAAAGTGGTCAAGGCCAAACAGGTGAAGCCTAAGAAGACGGAGGCCTTTAAGCATGTTATGTCGGAAGTCCCAGCTGCTGCACCAGCAGTTTGTGTTACTGCCCCTCAGCCCCCCATTTTGTCTGCTCCAGTTGAGTGCAAAGTGACTGAGGTTGAAGCCAAACCATTAGTAGTTGAGCCCATGCCTGTAGAAGTTAAACCCAAAGTAGTTGAGGCTATGCCTGTAGAAGTTAAGCCCAAAGTAGTTGAGGCTCTTCCAGTAGAAGTTAAGCCCAAAGTAGTTGAGGCTATGCCTGTGGAAGTTAAGCCCAAAGTGGTTGAGGCTCTTCCAGTAGAAGTTAAGCCCAAAGTGGTTGAGGCTCTTCCAGTAGAAGTTAAGCCCAAAGTGGTTGAGGCTCTTCCAGTAGAAGTTAAGCCCAAAGTGGTTGAGGCTCTTCCAGTAGAAGTTAAGCCCAAAGTGGTTGAGGCTCTTCCAGTAGAAGTTAAGCCCAAAGTAGTTGAGGCCATGCCTGTAGAAGTCAAGCCCAAAGTGGTTGAGGCTCTTCCAGTAGAAGTTAAACCGGTAGTGGTTGAGGCTCTTCCAGTAGAAGTTAAGCCCAAAGTGGTTGAGGCTCTTCCAGTAGAAGTTAAACCGGTAGTGGTTGAGGCACTTCCAGTAGAAGTTAAACCGGTAGTGGTTGAG GCACTTCCAGTAGAAGTTAAGCCCAAAGTGGTTGAGGCTATTCCAGTAGAAGTTAAGCCCAAAGTGGTTGAGGCTCTTCCAGTAGAAGTTAAACCAGTAGTCGTTGTGGCCGAACCAATTGAGGTTAAACCCAAAGTGTCTGAGGCCAAGCCAATTGAAGTTAAAGAAAAGCCATTGTTTCCTCTCCCTGATCTGCCAGCCTCTCCCAAAATGGCAGCCTCTCCTGTGTCATTCAAAATTACCTCTCAACCAGCTGCTCCAGCTCCCAAGTCTTTTGCTGAAGCTGTGGCTTGTAGTCCACCTAAAATGGCACCTATGTCTCCCAAGATTGCCCCTGAGCCTCCTACAGTTGAACCTGTGCCTGTGGTGGTTGCTCCACCAACTGAAACCAAGCCTGAGGTCAAGCCCTCAGTGTTTGCACCTCTCcttgataatgatgatgatgatcttcCCCCACTTATCCCCCCTGAGAAGCCAGTTACTATGCCTGTCTTCCAGCCCCCAACAGTTGAGCAGGCTCCACCAAAAGCCGCTCCTGTTGTTGCCACCGTTGCCCCCCCAGCAGCCCCAGAGGCTGCCCCTGCACCTGCCCAGAAGCCTGTGGCAGTGCCTGCCCCCGCTGAAGAACCAGCCCAAAAGCCCACTCCTACACCTGCACCTGCCCCAAAGCCTGCCCCCGCTCCAGAACCAGCCCAAAAGCCCACTCCGGCACCTGCCTCTAAGCCAGCCCCTGCTCCAGAACCAGCCCAAAAGCCCACTCCTACACCTGTAGCTGCCCCAAAGCCTGCCCCCGCTCCTACCCCAGCTCCCACTAAAGCCCCATCAAAACCGGCGCCTGTGATCAAGAACGACAAGG GGTCTGGCACCGAGTCCGACAGCGATGAGTCCGTGCCCGAGCTGGAGGAACAGGATtccgcacagacacagacggcgCAGGCGCAG CTTGCAGCTGCTGCCGAGATCGACGAGGAGCCAGTCAGCAAAGCAAAACAGAGCCGGAGTGAAAAGAAGGCCAGAAAG GCTATGTCCAAGCTGGGTCTGCGCCAGGTCACTGGAGTTACCAGGGTAACCATCCGCAAGTCCAAGAACATCCTGTTTGTCATCACCAAACCAGACGTGTACAAAAGTCCCGCTTCAGATACCTACATTGTATTTGGTGAGGCTAAG ATTGAGGATCTGTCACAGCAAGCCCAGCTGGCAGCGGCAGAGAAGTTCAAGGTGCAGGGAGAGGCCGTTTCAAACATCCAGGAGAACACACAGACGCCCACCGTACAGGAGGAGAGCGAAGAGGAAGAG GTTGACGAGACTGGGGTCGAGGTGAAGGACATTGAACTCGTGATGTCACAAGCCAACGTATCGCGGGCAAAGGCTGTACGGGCCCTGAAGAATAACAACAACGACATCGTCAACGCCATTATG GAACTGACGATGTAG
- the naca gene encoding nascent polypeptide-associated complex subunit alpha isoform X1, with protein sequence MPGEATETVPVTEQELQQPQVETATPSAPAAAAAAPAKPKEGKAGHKSSSPRSTAPKAVPSGRRKRSSLSASSSSPTSPKSSSGTRGTPISPLASPLASPPVGSPGSSHGDMAAPKVVKAKQVKPKKTEAFKHVMSEVPAAAPAVCVTAPQPPILSAPVECKVTEVEAKPLVVEPMPVEVKPKVVEAMPVEVKPKVVEALPVEVKPKVVEAMPVEVKPKVVEALPVEVKPKVVEALPVEVKPKVVEALPVEVKPKVVEALPVEVKPKVVEALPVEVKPKVVEAMPVEVKPKVVEALPVEVKPVVVEALPVEVKPKVVEALPVEVKPVVVEALPVEVKPVVVEALPVEVKPKVVEAIPVEVKPKVVEALPVEVKPKVVEAIPVEVKPKVVEALPVEVKPVVVVAEPIEVKPKVSEAKPIEVKEKPLFPLPDLPASPKMAASPVSFKITSQPAAPAPKSFAEAVACSPPKMAPMSPKIAPEPPTVEPVPVVVAPPTETKPEVKPSVFAPLLDNDDDDLPPLIPPEKPVTMPVFQPPTVEQAPPKAAPVVATVAPPAAPEAAPAPAQKPVAVPAPAEEPAQKPTPTPAPAPKPAPAPEPAQKPTPAPASKPAPAPEPAQKPTPTPVAAPKPAPAPTPAPTKAPSKPAPVIKNDKGSGTESDSDESVPELEEQDSAQTQTAQAQLAAAAEIDEEPVSKAKQSRSEKKARKAMSKLGLRQVTGVTRVTIRKSKNILFVITKPDVYKSPASDTYIVFGEAKIEDLSQQAQLAAAEKFKVQGEAVSNIQENTQTPTVQEESEEEEVDETGVEVKDIELVMSQANVSRAKAVRALKNNNNDIVNAIMELTM encoded by the exons ATGCCCGGTGAAGCCACAGAAACTGTCCCAGTGACGGAGCAGGAACTGCAGCAGCCACAAGTGGAGACGG CCACAccctctgctcctgctgcagctgctgcagctcctgccAAGCCCAAAGAGGGCAAGGCAGGACACAAGTCCTCCTCCCCGCGCTCCACTGCCCCTAAAGCTGTCCCTTCTGGCAGAAGGAAACGCTCCTCACTGtctgcttcctcttcctcccctacCTCTCCCAAATCTTCCTCTGGTACCCGCGGCACCCCTATTTCCCCCTTGGCCTCTCCCCTGGCCTCCCCACCAGTTGGCTCTCCAGGGTCAAGTCATGGAGACATGGCCGCACCCAAAGTGGTCAAGGCCAAACAGGTGAAGCCTAAGAAGACGGAGGCCTTTAAGCATGTTATGTCGGAAGTCCCAGCTGCTGCACCAGCAGTTTGTGTTACTGCCCCTCAGCCCCCCATTTTGTCTGCTCCAGTTGAGTGCAAAGTGACTGAGGTTGAAGCCAAACCATTAGTAGTTGAGCCCATGCCTGTAGAAGTTAAACCCAAAGTAGTTGAGGCTATGCCTGTAGAAGTTAAGCCCAAAGTAGTTGAGGCTCTTCCAGTAGAAGTTAAGCCCAAAGTAGTTGAGGCTATGCCTGTGGAAGTTAAGCCCAAAGTGGTTGAGGCTCTTCCAGTAGAAGTTAAGCCCAAAGTGGTTGAGGCTCTTCCAGTAGAAGTTAAGCCCAAAGTGGTTGAGGCTCTTCCAGTAGAAGTTAAGCCCAAAGTGGTTGAGGCTCTTCCAGTAGAAGTTAAGCCCAAAGTGGTTGAGGCTCTTCCAGTAGAAGTTAAGCCCAAAGTAGTTGAGGCCATGCCTGTAGAAGTCAAGCCCAAAGTGGTTGAGGCTCTTCCAGTAGAAGTTAAACCGGTAGTGGTTGAGGCTCTTCCAGTAGAAGTTAAGCCCAAAGTGGTTGAGGCTCTTCCAGTAGAAGTTAAACCGGTAGTGGTTGAGGCACTTCCAGTAGAAGTTAAACCGGTAGTGGTTGAGGCACTTCCAGTAGAAGTTAAGCCCAAAGTGGTTGAGGCTATTCCAGTAGAAGTTAAGCCCAAAGTGGTTGAGGCACTTCCAGTAGAAGTTAAGCCCAAAGTGGTTGAGGCTATTCCAGTAGAAGTTAAGCCCAAAGTGGTTGAGGCTCTTCCAGTAGAAGTTAAACCAGTAGTCGTTGTGGCCGAACCAATTGAGGTTAAACCCAAAGTGTCTGAGGCCAAGCCAATTGAAGTTAAAGAAAAGCCATTGTTTCCTCTCCCTGATCTGCCAGCCTCTCCCAAAATGGCAGCCTCTCCTGTGTCATTCAAAATTACCTCTCAACCAGCTGCTCCAGCTCCCAAGTCTTTTGCTGAAGCTGTGGCTTGTAGTCCACCTAAAATGGCACCTATGTCTCCCAAGATTGCCCCTGAGCCTCCTACAGTTGAACCTGTGCCTGTGGTGGTTGCTCCACCAACTGAAACCAAGCCTGAGGTCAAGCCCTCAGTGTTTGCACCTCTCcttgataatgatgatgatgatcttcCCCCACTTATCCCCCCTGAGAAGCCAGTTACTATGCCTGTCTTCCAGCCCCCAACAGTTGAGCAGGCTCCACCAAAAGCCGCTCCTGTTGTTGCCACCGTTGCCCCCCCAGCAGCCCCAGAGGCTGCCCCTGCACCTGCCCAGAAGCCTGTGGCAGTGCCTGCCCCCGCTGAAGAACCAGCCCAAAAGCCCACTCCTACACCTGCACCTGCCCCAAAGCCTGCCCCCGCTCCAGAACCAGCCCAAAAGCCCACTCCGGCACCTGCCTCTAAGCCAGCCCCTGCTCCAGAACCAGCCCAAAAGCCCACTCCTACACCTGTAGCTGCCCCAAAGCCTGCCCCCGCTCCTACCCCAGCTCCCACTAAAGCCCCATCAAAACCGGCGCCTGTGATCAAGAACGACAAGG GGTCTGGCACCGAGTCCGACAGCGATGAGTCCGTGCCCGAGCTGGAGGAACAGGATtccgcacagacacagacggcgCAGGCGCAG CTTGCAGCTGCTGCCGAGATCGACGAGGAGCCAGTCAGCAAAGCAAAACAGAGCCGGAGTGAAAAGAAGGCCAGAAAG GCTATGTCCAAGCTGGGTCTGCGCCAGGTCACTGGAGTTACCAGGGTAACCATCCGCAAGTCCAAGAACATCCTGTTTGTCATCACCAAACCAGACGTGTACAAAAGTCCCGCTTCAGATACCTACATTGTATTTGGTGAGGCTAAG ATTGAGGATCTGTCACAGCAAGCCCAGCTGGCAGCGGCAGAGAAGTTCAAGGTGCAGGGAGAGGCCGTTTCAAACATCCAGGAGAACACACAGACGCCCACCGTACAGGAGGAGAGCGAAGAGGAAGAG GTTGACGAGACTGGGGTCGAGGTGAAGGACATTGAACTCGTGATGTCACAAGCCAACGTATCGCGGGCAAAGGCTGTACGGGCCCTGAAGAATAACAACAACGACATCGTCAACGCCATTATG GAACTGACGATGTAG
- the naca gene encoding nascent polypeptide-associated complex subunit alpha isoform X3 has translation MPGEATETVPVTEQELQQPQVETASGVLSATISPEAAVPEITKTVSLEASIGASEATAVADQPAESPAAPAEVAQGQENGDVLAEQVPEASVTSEEQPPSDVTLEQATEDTATVPAAATEETATLPAASTEETATVPAASAEVCVSSDVPAQDSEVVTAEDSIAKEEVPATEVLMEATEELKEAAEDSATEVPMETAQDQDSPKDLSVQEATEPDSAPVAEEPDSVPVAEEPAEVDGPAVSEVDGPAPGPAVSEVDGPAPGPAVSEVDGPAPGPAVSEVDGPAPGPADSETLSENFKAVSLDPTAEADLTKLEQPPTVTIDIATQNGTPLEKAEPVTIFSQAVQAKAEPNCAGPSLRSRHLSGSGTESDSDESVPELEEQDSAQTQTAQAQLAAAAEIDEEPVSKAKQSRSEKKARKAMSKLGLRQVTGVTRVTIRKSKNILFVITKPDVYKSPASDTYIVFGEAKIEDLSQQAQLAAAEKFKVQGEAVSNIQENTQTPTVQEESEEEEVDETGVEVKDIELVMSQANVSRAKAVRALKNNNNDIVNAIMELTM, from the exons ATGCCCGGTGAAGCCACAGAAACTGTCCCAGTGACGGAGCAGGAACTGCAGCAGCCACAAGTGGAGACGG cTTCGGGGGTGTTGAGCGCCACCATCTCCCCTGAGGCGGCTGTGCCTGAAATTACCAAGACCGTGTCGCTGGAAGCTTCTATTGGGGCTTCGGAAGCCACAGCGGTGGCGGACCAACCTGCGGAAAGCCCCGCGGCTCCAGCCGAAGTTGCGCAAGGTCAGGAGAATGGCGACGTTCTGGCTGAACAAGTGCCTGAAGCTTCTGTGACTTCTGAGGAACAGCCACCTTCTGATGTGACGCTTGAACAAGCCACAGAAGACACTGCCACCGTGCCAGCTGCCGCCACAGAAGAAACTGCCACCTTGCCGGCTGCCTCCACAGAAGAAACTGCCACTGTGCCAGCTGCCTCcgcagaagtgtgtgtttctagTGATGTGCCTGCTCAAGATTCTGAAGTGGTCACCGCGGAGGATTCTATTGCCAAGGAAGAAGTGCCCGCCACGGAAGTGTTGATGGAGGCTACAGAAGAACTGAAGGAGGCTGCCGAAGATTCCGCCACTGAAGTGCCGATGGAAACTGCGCAAGACCAAGACTCTCCCAAAGATCTCTCGGTCCAAGAAGCCACTGAACCTGACTCTGCACCAGTTGCTGAAGAACCTGATTCTGTACCAGTTGCTGAAGAACCTGCTGAAGTTGATGGACCTGCGGTGAGTGAAGTTGATGGACCTGCTCCCGGACCTGCAGTGAGTGAAGTTGATGGACCTGCTCCCGGACCTGCAGTGAGTGAAGTTGATGGACCTGCTCCCGGACCTGCAGTGAGTGAAGTTGATGGACCTGCTCCCGGACCTGCGGATAGTGAGACTTTGTCTGAGAACTTTAAAGCTGTGAGTTTAGATCCTACTGCTGAAGCAGACTTAACAAAATTGGAACAGCCACCAACGGTTACCATCGACATAGCAACTCAAAATGGAACTCCTTTGGAGAAGGCAGAACCGGTTACCATCTTCTCTCAGGCGGTCCAGGCCAAGGCGGAGCCTAATTGCGCTGGCCCCTCCCTCCGTTCACGGCACCTGTCAG GGTCTGGCACCGAGTCCGACAGCGATGAGTCCGTGCCCGAGCTGGAGGAACAGGATtccgcacagacacagacggcgCAGGCGCAG CTTGCAGCTGCTGCCGAGATCGACGAGGAGCCAGTCAGCAAAGCAAAACAGAGCCGGAGTGAAAAGAAGGCCAGAAAG GCTATGTCCAAGCTGGGTCTGCGCCAGGTCACTGGAGTTACCAGGGTAACCATCCGCAAGTCCAAGAACATCCTGTTTGTCATCACCAAACCAGACGTGTACAAAAGTCCCGCTTCAGATACCTACATTGTATTTGGTGAGGCTAAG ATTGAGGATCTGTCACAGCAAGCCCAGCTGGCAGCGGCAGAGAAGTTCAAGGTGCAGGGAGAGGCCGTTTCAAACATCCAGGAGAACACACAGACGCCCACCGTACAGGAGGAGAGCGAAGAGGAAGAG GTTGACGAGACTGGGGTCGAGGTGAAGGACATTGAACTCGTGATGTCACAAGCCAACGTATCGCGGGCAAAGGCTGTACGGGCCCTGAAGAATAACAACAACGACATCGTCAACGCCATTATG GAACTGACGATGTAG
- the naca gene encoding nascent polypeptide-associated complex subunit alpha isoform X4 translates to MPGEATETVPVTEQELQQPQVETGSGTESDSDESVPELEEQDSAQTQTAQAQLAAAAEIDEEPVSKAKQSRSEKKARKAMSKLGLRQVTGVTRVTIRKSKNILFVITKPDVYKSPASDTYIVFGEAKIEDLSQQAQLAAAEKFKVQGEAVSNIQENTQTPTVQEESEEEEVDETGVEVKDIELVMSQANVSRAKAVRALKNNNNDIVNAIMELTM, encoded by the exons ATGCCCGGTGAAGCCACAGAAACTGTCCCAGTGACGGAGCAGGAACTGCAGCAGCCACAAGTGGAGACGG GGTCTGGCACCGAGTCCGACAGCGATGAGTCCGTGCCCGAGCTGGAGGAACAGGATtccgcacagacacagacggcgCAGGCGCAG CTTGCAGCTGCTGCCGAGATCGACGAGGAGCCAGTCAGCAAAGCAAAACAGAGCCGGAGTGAAAAGAAGGCCAGAAAG GCTATGTCCAAGCTGGGTCTGCGCCAGGTCACTGGAGTTACCAGGGTAACCATCCGCAAGTCCAAGAACATCCTGTTTGTCATCACCAAACCAGACGTGTACAAAAGTCCCGCTTCAGATACCTACATTGTATTTGGTGAGGCTAAG ATTGAGGATCTGTCACAGCAAGCCCAGCTGGCAGCGGCAGAGAAGTTCAAGGTGCAGGGAGAGGCCGTTTCAAACATCCAGGAGAACACACAGACGCCCACCGTACAGGAGGAGAGCGAAGAGGAAGAG GTTGACGAGACTGGGGTCGAGGTGAAGGACATTGAACTCGTGATGTCACAAGCCAACGTATCGCGGGCAAAGGCTGTACGGGCCCTGAAGAATAACAACAACGACATCGTCAACGCCATTATG GAACTGACGATGTAG